CCCTGCCTGCTCTACCAGATCAAGCGCTGCTCCGGCCCCTGCACCGGTGAGGTGAGCACCACCGATTATGCCGAACTGGTGCGCGAGGCCCGCGCCTTCCTCGCCGGGCGCTCGCGCGCCATCAAGGAGGAACTGGCGAAGGAGATGGAAGCGGCGGCGGAGGAGCTGGAATTCGAGCGCGCCGCCCGCCTGCGCGACCGTCTCGCGGCGCTGTCCGCCGTGCAGGGCAGCCAGGGCATCAACCCCCGCTCGGTAGAAGAGGCGGACGTCTTCGCCTGCCACCAGCAGGGCGGGGCCACCTGCATCGAGGTCTTCTTCTTCCGCACCGGCCAGAACTGGGGCAACCGCGCCTATTATCCCCGCGCCGACCGCTCGCTGGACGAGAAGGACGTGCTCGGCCCCTTCCTCTCGCAATTCTATGAGGACAAGCCCTGCCCGCGCCTCATCCTCTTGAGCCACGAGGTGGAGGAGCAGGATCTCATCGCCGAGGCCCTGTCGCAGAAGGCGGGCTACAAGGTGGAGATCAGCGCGCCCAAGCGGGGCGAGAAGCGCGATCTTGTGGACCACGCGCTCCAGAATGCCCGCGAGGCGCTGGGCCGCAAGCTCGCGGAGACGGCGACGCAGGGCAAGCTGCTGGACGGCGTCGCCGCCGCCTTCAAGCTGGAGAAGCCGCCCCAGCGCATCGAAGTCTATGACAACTCCCACATCATGGGCACCAATGCGGTGGGCGGCATGATCGTCGCGGGGCCGGAAGGCTTCCGCAAAAGCCAGTACCGCAAGTTCAACATCAAGTCCGCCGACCTCGTGCCCGGCGACGATTACGGCATGATGCGCGAGGTGCTGCGCCGCCGCTTCTCCCGCCTGCTGCGGGAAGCCCCGCGCGGTGGGGCGGCGCCTGCGGTGGCCCCGCTGGCGCCAGCTCCGACGGATTTGCCCGCTCCGCCTCCCGCCCCCACCGCCGCCGCGCAGGAGACCTGGCGCACGCGCGGCGAGCCCGGCGAAATCCCGGTCGATCCAGCCCCTCTCCCGCCCACCCCGGCCGAGGTGCAGGAGGCCGCCGACGAGGCCTCGCCTTGGCCTGACCTCGTGCTGATCGACGGCGGCCTCGGCCAGCTCAATGCGGCGCGCGCGGTGATGGACGAGCTCGGCATCACCGACGTGCCGATGGTGGGCATCGCCAAGGGCCTCGACCGCGAGGCGGGGCGCGAGCAGTTCTTCATCCCCGGCCAGCAGCCGTTCCGCATGGAGCCCCGCGATCCGGTGCTCTATTTCATCCAGCGCCTGCGGGACGAAGCCCACCGTTTCGCCATCGGCTCGCACCGGGCGCGGCGGAAGAAGGACATTTCGGATGCCGGCCTTCAGGCCATCCCCGGCGTCGGCCCGACCCGCAAGCGCGCGCTGCTGAGGCACTTCGGTACCCTCAAGGCCATCGAACGGGCCTCGCTCGCCGATCTTGAGCAGGTTCCGGGCGTAAATGCCTCGACGGCACGGGCCATCTACGAGTATTTCCATGATCGCATCGGCGCGTGAGGCGGCCTCGACCCTGCCTGCTTTCGCGCGCACAGTGGCTGCGATGGACGTAACGGCAGGCCTCGAGATTCGAGGCGCGCGGCGTCCCGTGGCAGAACGCACCGAGGCCCGTCCGGCATGGCCGAAGCAGTGACCCGCCCTTCTTCTCCCGCACCGGCGCGGAACCTCGCCTTCTCCGTGCCGAACATTCTCACCTATTCCCGCTGCGCGGCGGTGCCGCTGGTGGCCGCGTGCCTGTTCTGGGCCGACATCCTGCAAGGCGGCCTGTCGCTGCGCTGGGTGGCGCTCGGCCTGTTCATCGCCGCCGCCGTGACGGATTTCTTCGACGGCTATCTCGCCCGCGCCTGGTCGCAGCAGTCGGCCATCGGCCGCATGCTCGATCCCATCGCGGACAAGCTGCTGGTTTCCACCTGCCTCTTGATGCTGGCGTCGGACGGCACCATCCGCGGCTGGTCGCTGTGGGCGGCCATCGTCATCCTGTGCCGCGAGATTCTCGTCTCGGGCCTGCGGGAATTCCTCGCCGAGCTGCGCGTCAGCGTGCCGGTGTCCCGGCTCGCCAAATGGAAGACCACGCTCCAGCTCATCGCCGTCGGCTTCCTGCTGGCGGGCGAGGCAGGCGACCGGCTGATCCATGGCGTGACCTATGCGGGCCTTGCCCTGCTGTGGATCTCCGCCGTGCTCACCCTCTACACGGGCTATGACTATTTCCGGGCCGGCGGGCGCCATCTGGTGTCGGGAGACAATCGGTGAAGGTGCTTTATTTCGCCTGGCTGCGCGAACGTGTGGGGGTTCCGGAGGAAGAGGTGGAGGTGCCCGCCGAGGTGCGCACCGTCTCCGAACTCGCGGCCTTCCTGCGCGCGAAGGGCGGCGGCCATGCCCATGCCTTCGACAATCCGGCCGTGGTGCGCGCCGCTCTCGACCGCAAGCATGTGAAGCCGGATGCGCCCCTCGGCGCGGCACGGGAGATCGCCTTCTTCCCGCCCATGACCGGAGGCTGAGCGGTGAGCGACTCCCCTCCCGCCGACGACCTGTTCGGCGTCCGCGTGCAGGCTGAGGATTTCGACGCCGCCGCAGAGATCGCCGCTCTGGCGCAGGGCCGCACGGACATCGGCGCGGTGGTGACGTTCAGCGGCCTGTGCCGGGCGGACGTCAAGGACGGCCTGCCGCTGGCCGCCCTGCATCTCGAACATTATCCCGGCATGGCAGAAGCCGAGATGGAGCGCATCCTCTACGAGGCCCGCACCCGCTGGCCGCTCTCCGGTGGCCGTGTCGTGCACCGCTTCGGGCGCATCGTGCCCGGCGAGAACATCGTGCTGGTCGTCACCGCCTCGCCCCATCGCGGGGCGGCCTTCGCGGCGGCCGAATTCCTCATGGACTGGCTGAAGACCTCCGCCCCCTTCTGGAAGAAGGAGGAACGCCCCGGCGCGGCCGATGACGGCGCCTGGGTCGAGGCCAAGGACGCGGACGACGACGCCGCCCTGCGCTGGGGCTCGCCTTCGGCCTGAGTCGGGAGACGGCTCAGGAACGGCTTGCAGACCTGATGGTTCGTCAGGCGGAAAAATGCGGCGCCGCTCTAGATTTCGCTGCCGCACAATGCAACGCATGGTATGTTCGCATGCGAGTGAAATGCACGAGTCCGGACCGCCATAAGGCATGCTGAACCCCGATGTGCGACGCACCTATGCGCTGGCCGCGATCTGCGTTGGTGTTTTCCTCTCTTTGGCCGTCGCCGCCTTCCTGCTCTGGGAAAACCGCCGTGAACGCTGGGCCAGCGCGGTGCAGTCCGCGCACAATGTGCTCATCACGCTCACCAGCGACATCAACCGCAATCTGAACATCGTCGACCTGTCCCTCCAGGGGGCACAGGATGCCTTCCTCAAGGCCGACCTCACGACGCTGGACCCCGCCACGCGCAACATGGTGCTGTTCGACCGCGCCCTGAACGCGCGCTACCTCGGCGTCATGCTCATCCTGTCGCCCAGCGGCGACGTGCTCTACGACCTCGGTCACCCCATTCCGCGTCCCGGTAATTTTTCCGATCGCGACTATTTCCTGGTCCAGAAGGACGCGAATCACGCCCCCTATCTGAGCCGTCCGTACAACGCCCGTTTCCGCGACTTTGAACCGAGCGTCGCTCTCAGCCGGCGCATCTCGGGGCCGGACGGGTCGTTCCGGGGCGTCGTCATGGGGGGCATCGGCCTCGAATTCTTCCGCGATCTCTTCGCCAATGTGGATGTGGGTCCGCGCGG
The Azorhizobium caulinodans ORS 571 genome window above contains:
- the pgsA gene encoding CDP-diacylglycerol--glycerol-3-phosphate 3-phosphatidyltransferase gives rise to the protein MAEAVTRPSSPAPARNLAFSVPNILTYSRCAAVPLVAACLFWADILQGGLSLRWVALGLFIAAAVTDFFDGYLARAWSQQSAIGRMLDPIADKLLVSTCLLMLASDGTIRGWSLWAAIVILCREILVSGLREFLAELRVSVPVSRLAKWKTTLQLIAVGFLLAGEAGDRLIHGVTYAGLALLWISAVLTLYTGYDYFRAGGRHLVSGDNR
- a CDS encoding molybdenum cofactor biosynthesis protein MoaE, which translates into the protein MFGVRVQAEDFDAAAEIAALAQGRTDIGAVVTFSGLCRADVKDGLPLAALHLEHYPGMAEAEMERILYEARTRWPLSGGRVVHRFGRIVPGENIVLVVTASPHRGAAFAAAEFLMDWLKTSAPFWKKEERPGAADDGAWVEAKDADDDAALRWGSPSA
- the moaD gene encoding molybdopterin converting factor subunit 1, translating into MKVLYFAWLRERVGVPEEEVEVPAEVRTVSELAAFLRAKGGGHAHAFDNPAVVRAALDRKHVKPDAPLGAAREIAFFPPMTGG
- the uvrC gene encoding excinuclease ABC subunit UvrC, coding for MTSRPPNDLPDTPDDADLLPETEDEASLPLAEESDEAEPAEGPLATGRAVIARAAKHAPTGPGVYRMLGADGTVLYVGKAKSIKKRILSYTRLVGHTNRIARMIAATASMEFVSTATEPEALLLEANLIKQLKPRFNVLLRDDKSFPYILITADHPAPQILKHRGARSRPGDYYGPFASVWAVDRTINALQRAFLLRSCSDSYYENRSRPCLLYQIKRCSGPCTGEVSTTDYAELVREARAFLAGRSRAIKEELAKEMEAAAEELEFERAARLRDRLAALSAVQGSQGINPRSVEEADVFACHQQGGATCIEVFFFRTGQNWGNRAYYPRADRSLDEKDVLGPFLSQFYEDKPCPRLILLSHEVEEQDLIAEALSQKAGYKVEISAPKRGEKRDLVDHALQNAREALGRKLAETATQGKLLDGVAAAFKLEKPPQRIEVYDNSHIMGTNAVGGMIVAGPEGFRKSQYRKFNIKSADLVPGDDYGMMREVLRRRFSRLLREAPRGGAAPAVAPLAPAPTDLPAPPPAPTAAAQETWRTRGEPGEIPVDPAPLPPTPAEVQEAADEASPWPDLVLIDGGLGQLNAARAVMDELGITDVPMVGIAKGLDREAGREQFFIPGQQPFRMEPRDPVLYFIQRLRDEAHRFAIGSHRARRKKDISDAGLQAIPGVGPTRKRALLRHFGTLKAIERASLADLEQVPGVNASTARAIYEYFHDRIGA